The sequence CGCCCTCTCGATCACGGGGACGCCCCGGGTCGGCGCTCGCCGCCCCGCGCCGCGCCGGAGGCCCTCGCCGGGCGCAAGTACGCGGTCGAAGAGGTGAACCGGGCCCTCGTCGCCGCCGCCGGCCGGCCTCGGACGGCGCTCGACGTCGGCTGCGGGATCGGGCTCAACGGCGCGGCCGTCAAGCGCACCGGCGCGCGCGTGACCGGGATCGAGATCGCGCCCGGCTCGCTCGCACGCGCCGGCGCGGCGCTCGACGAGGTCCTCGCCGCCGACATCACGAGCGACGCCGCCGTGCGCGAGGCGCTCGGCGACCGGCGCTTCGACCTGCTCCTGTTCGCCGACGTCCTCGAGCACACCGCCGACCCGCTCGCCGTGCTCTGCCGCTTCCTGCCCCACCTCGAGGAGGACGGCCACGTCATCGTCTCGCTCCCCAACGTCGCGGCCTGGCCGGTGCGCCTCGGCCTGCTCGCCGGCCGGTTCGACTACGAGCCGAGCGGCATCCTGGACGACACGCACCTCCGCTTCTTCACCCGCGCGTCGGCGGTCCGGCTCATCGAGCGCGCCGGGCTCGAGGTGCTCCGCGTCGAGCAGAACCCGATGCTCGTCCGCGGCGCCAAGGGGCTCATCCTCCGCGGCCTCGGCGCGGGCGACGACCCCACCGATCTCGCCAGCTCGCTCCCCTACAAGGCGTATCACGCGCTCGTCCGCCCGCTGGAGGACGTTGTCGCCGACCGCGCGCCCGGCCTCCTCGCGTTCCAGCACGTGATCGTCGCCCGGAAGCCGCCGCGCCCGCGCCGGATGCGGCTCACCGTCGGCATGCTGACCATGGATGAAGAGGAGAGCGTCGGCGCCATGATCGGCGAGATCAGGAAGGCCGCGCCCGACGCGGAAATCCTCTGCGTCGACAGCTCCACACGGGACAGGACCCCCGAGATCGCGGCCGGCCTCGGGGCGCGCGTGCTCCGGCAGGTGCCGCCCCGCGGCCACGGGCCGGCCATGGAGCTCCTCATGTACAGCGCCGCCGCCCGGAGCGATCTGCTCATCTACCTCGATTGCGACTTCACCTATCCGGCCGAGAACATCCCCGTGCTCAGGCGCCTCGTCGAGGAGGAGGGCGCCGACGTGGTGAACTGCGCGCGCACCCGCACGAAGCCGGCGGCCATGCCGGTCCCGAATTACATCGCCAACCGCGCCTTTGCCGCCATGACACACGCGATGCACGGCATCCCGACGTCGGACGTCCACAGCGGTATGCGCGCCTACCGCTGCTCGGTGATTCGCGCGTTCGATTTCGACGGTGAGGGCGACGCGTTGCCCATCGACACGCTGCTCTTCCCTGCGAAGTGCGGCTATCGCGTGGTGGAGATGCCCATCGAGTACAACGAGCGGGTCGGCACCTCGAAGCTGCGCAAGCTGGCTGGCACGGTGTGGACGATGATTCGCCTGCTGCGCGCGCTCCCCGTCGGCGCCCGGCTCGGCGACCGCTACGAGCGCCGCTAGGCGTCACGCCGAGCGGCGATGCAGACGAAGCGCGTCGCGCTCATCGGGGCGTGACGTGAATGTGGCGATAGCGACGCGGTGCGGCGTCATCTCGACCGCGTGGTCATCGCATTTCCGCCGCCTATACTCCGCACCTTGCAACACCAGAGGAGGCAAGAGATGCGGTTTTTGAAGTGTTTTTGCGTACTAGGTGTGTCCGCGCTGATGGGCTCGGCGGCGGGAGCGGGGTGCGGGGGCGACGACGCCGGCGAGACGAGCTCGAGCTCAGCAGGGGGGACCGGCGGCGGGGCTCCTGGCGACTGCTCGCCGACGAACCCGGTCTGCACGGCTGTCGCGTCCGACTGCATTGCCGTCCACGACAATCAGGGGGCGACCAAGTTCGGTCTGCGGATGGCGCAGCTGACGGTCACGAAGCCCGACGTGCTCGCGGTCGGCTATATCGCCCGCCTTGTCGCCGAGGGCCTGACGATGAATCTGCCCGTGTGCAACTTGAATGGCACCGGGACCTTTTCCTGGTTGCTCGAGTTCGACACGGCGACCGGCAAGCTGCGCACCGGCGGCGCGATGCCCACGAGCGACCCGCTCGCGGGCTACTGCTTCGCCAACATGTCTGCAGGCGCGTTCGAGATCGCGCCGAAGGAGCTCGACGCCCCCCTGACCGACGGCGCATGGAGCGGCGCGGCCGACATCCTGAACGTCCCGATCTTCCTGGACACGGGCGCGGCAGACGCGGCCGCCGAGCCGATCGTCCTGCCCATGCACGAGGTGCAGCTCACCGACGCGAAGGTGTCGGCGGACAACAACTGCATCGGACGGTACAACCGCGAGGGGCTCGACCCGATGGAGGCCTGCCTCCCCGGCCCGGACGGCGATCCCCCTGCGTTCATCAACGGCGGCAAGCTCACCGCGTTCATCACGCTGGAAGAGGTCGATCGGGTGATCATCCCCGGGATCGAGCAGAGCCTCTGTGTCGTGCTCTCGGGCGATATCGGAGAGTACGGCACCGGTGAGACCCCGAATACGTGCAAGCGCGACGAGAGCGGCAAGATCGTGCTGAAGGGCGACTGGTGCAGCGCGACGAACTCGGCCGCGACGGACGACTGCGCCGACGCCTATGCGCTTGGCGGCGAGTATGCCGCGAGCGCGGTCAAGATTACCGGTCTCTGTCCGCAGTAGCGCTTGCGGGGGGCTCTCCGGGGAGCGTACGATCTGTCGTGGCGTCCTGAAGCCCGCGCCCAGCGGGCGCGGCGCTGCGGGTCGTGCTCCCCCGGAGGGTTCCTTATGCCCCGCCTCATCAAGCATTTCTCCGCCATCCTTGCTCTCCTCATCATCGCCGGATGCGCCGCTTCGGGCGGCGGGTGCGCCGGCTGTGGAATGACCCCCCTCCCCGCCGGCTTCAAGCCCGCGGATCGCATCGAGAACGCCGGCGCGGCGCGGCTCACGCAGTCGGGCGTCGAGTTCCTCGAGCAGAACCTGGGTGTCCTCGGGCGCGCGCTGCTCGGGGGTGGGGACGGCGGCGTGATCACGTTCTCCATCCCCAGGTCTTCTGGGACCGGCTACACGGTCTGTCCCGGCGGAGCCGACCCGAACGCGAGCCCGCCCAGGTGCACGGCGGAGATCGACGTGGGGAGTGCGGCGCTCCAGATCGAGCCGAGGACGCCGCATAACCTGCGAATCCGGGGATCTCTGCCCGTGCGCCTGCAGAACCTCCCGATCCTGGTCAACCTGCTCATCACGGACAGCACGGTCATCGCGACCCTCAACGGCAACGACGCGTGCCCGCCCGACGACCAGACCTTCACGAACATCAACCTCGACATCGAGCTCTCCGTCGAGATCGACGTCAATCCTCAGCACTCGCGGCAGGGCTACTCGCGCGTCAAGATCGTCCGGCTCGACATCGGCAAGGATCAGCTCGAGTCGAGGCTGCGGCTCAACTGCGGCGACTCCATCGCCGGCGACATCCTCGATTTTCTGCGCCCCATCGTCCTCCCCCTCCTGACCGGCTCGCTCTCTGAAACGCTGAAGGCCCAGCTCGACCAGCAGCTCTGTCTGAAGGCGGATCCGACGCAGGACCAGGCCTGCCCCGACGGCACGAACGACATCGGCGGCGTCTGCCGCTACGGCACGCACGCGAACGACGAGTGCGCCTCGATCCTGCTCGGCGTCGAGGGCCACATCGATCTCGGCCGGCTGCTCGCGAGCATCTCCCCCGGCACGCAGGGCGGTTTCGACCTCCTGCTCGCCGGCGGCGGCATGAGCGAGCGGGACGACGGCTCCGATCTCGCGTGGGGCGACCTCAACCCGGTCGGCAACGGGCTCACCCTTGGCCTTTATGGCGGCGCCGAGCCGGTGCCGACATCGAAATGTGTGCCGCTGTCGAACATGGCGCTCCCGGCGGGCATCCCGATTCCCGATGAGCTCGTCGCCAACACCGTCTCCGACTGGCCAGCCGACCTTCCCGGCCCTCACGTCGGTCTCGCGATCTCCGAGCGTTTCGCGAATTATGCCATGAACGGTCTCTACAACAGCGGTCTTCTCTGTCTCGGCATCTCCACGGAGACGGTGCCTCTCCTCAACTCTGGCACGCTGGGGCTGCTGACCCCTTCCGCAAAGGATCTCGCGCTGCAGCGCGAGTCGCAGCAGGTCGCTGTCGTCATCCGCCCGCAGGCGCCGCCTCGGGTCACCTTCGGTGATGGCACGAACGGAAGTGACGACCCGCTGATCCGCATCCGGCTGGACCGGGCGAGCTTCGATTTCTACATCTGGTCGCTCGACAGGTTCATCCGGTTCATGACGGCGACGTTCGATGTGGACGTGCCCATGAACCTCTCGGTCACCCCCGAGGGTCTCACGCCGGTGATCGAGGCGCTCAGGGTCGAGAACGGCGAGGTGACAAACAACGGGCTGCTCCGGGAGAACCCCGAGAACATCGCGGAGGCGCTGGGCGGCCTCCTCAGCGGTCAGCTCGGGCAGCTGATCGGCGGCGGCATCCCGGCGATCGATCTCGACGGGCCGCTCTCGGCGCTCGGGCTCTCGCTGGTCATCCCGGAGTCGGCCGAGGGCGCGGGCTCCCCCGGCCTGAGGAAGCTCACGAAGGGGCAGGACAACTACCTCGGCATCTTCGCGGCGTTCGGAACGACGGCGCAGCAGCGCTCGCTGCGGAGCGACACGCAGGCCGAGCTGAGCCGCAAGGAGGTGCGCGCCGAGGGGCTCCGCCTGCCCACGATGACCCGCGACAACGGGCCGACGGCGCGGCTCGTCATGAGCTCGCCGCTCGACGACGGCACGCGGGCCGTCGAGTACTCGTACCGCATCGACAGCGGCGTGTGGCGCCCGTTCAGGCGCGAGCGCGTCGTCGACCTGCACGACGACTGGCTGCGGCTCCAGGGGCGTCACGTGATCTCGGTGCGATCGCGGATCGCGGGCGCTCCCCTGTCGCTCGATCCCACGCCGGCGACCGTCGAGATGGTGGTCGACGTCGATCCGCCGGTCATCTCCGTCGGCGCCGCGGTGGACGGCCGGGTGCCGCTCGAGGTGAGCGATCGGGTCTCGGACGCCGCGCGCGCGAAGGTGCGCGTGCGGCTCGATGACGGCGCGTGGTCCCCCTGGTCGACGGCGGCGGAGACGACGTCGGTGGACGTGGGCGACGCCGTCGACATCGAGGTCGAGGCCGTGGATGAGGAGGGCAACCTCGGCACGGCGCGGCAGGCGATCCTCCGCGGCCGGGTCCCCGTCGACCCGTCGGCGGGCTGCGGATGCGTCATGGCTGGCGGCGCCGGCGAGGCGCCGTGGGGCGTCCGCTGGCTCGGCCTCGCCGTCGCGGCGGCGGCCTTGCGGCTCGCGCGGCGCGGCGACCGGGGGTCGTCGCCTCGGCGCCCTGCGCGGCGCGGTGCGCGCGGCGTGAAGGGCGCGCTGGCCGGGGCCGCCGTCGTCGCGCTCCTCGGCTCGCACGCCGGATGCTCCTGCAGCGAGGAGCCGGAGGAGGTGGAACAGGGGTGCGTCGCGCCCGACTGCACGACGCTGGAGCACGGGCTCATCGGCGCGTACACCTCGGTCGCGGTCGCCGCCGACAAGCGCACGGTCTGGGTCGCCGGCTACGCGGAGGCCGACTGGCGCAACGCGTTCGCGTGGGGCGATCTCGTGGTCGGCACGTGGGACGGCGAGGCGGTCGCGTGGGAAGCGATCGACGGGGTGCCCGCGGAGCCCCCGGTCGACCCGGCCCGGTTCGACGTGAGCGGGTTCCGCGGGGGCCAGACCGAGCCCGGCGACGACGTTGGCCTCTGGACGTCCATCGCGGTGGCGCCGGACGGAAAGCCGGCGGTGGCCTACTACGACCGCACGAACCGCGCGCTCAAGTTCGCGCAGCGGCAGGGAGACACGTGGGCGGTGAGCTTCGTGCAGCAGGCGCCGAGCAGCGATATCGGCCGCTACGCGAAGCTGCTCTTCGTGAAGGAGTTGCCCGTCATCGCCTACCTCGCGATCGAGCCCGGCGAGGGCGGCTCGGTCACGTCGAGCGTCCGGATCGCGACCGGCGAGAGCGCCACGCCCGGGGAGGGCGCGTGGCGGTTCGAGGACGTGGCGAAGGACGAGGCGACGCCGTGCCGCGCGTTCCTCTGCGGCGCCGGGGCGAAGTGCATCCGGAGCACGGGGCGCTGCGCGACGCCGCTCGCGGCCGGCGACTGCGAGCCGGGGTGCGCCTCCGGGCAGGCGTGCATCGACGACGGCGGCTCGCCGGCGTGCGCCGCGATCTCCGACGGCAACCGGCTCGAGACGTACCCCGAGGCGATCGGCG is a genomic window of Sorangium aterium containing:
- a CDS encoding methyltransferase domain-containing protein, with the protein product MNAEPGHARGNGGDDGEDRGPRPLDHGDAPGRRSPPRAAPEALAGRKYAVEEVNRALVAAAGRPRTALDVGCGIGLNGAAVKRTGARVTGIEIAPGSLARAGAALDEVLAADITSDAAVREALGDRRFDLLLFADVLEHTADPLAVLCRFLPHLEEDGHVIVSLPNVAAWPVRLGLLAGRFDYEPSGILDDTHLRFFTRASAVRLIERAGLEVLRVEQNPMLVRGAKGLILRGLGAGDDPTDLASSLPYKAYHALVRPLEDVVADRAPGLLAFQHVIVARKPPRPRRMRLTVGMLTMDEEESVGAMIGEIRKAAPDAEILCVDSSTRDRTPEIAAGLGARVLRQVPPRGHGPAMELLMYSAAARSDLLIYLDCDFTYPAENIPVLRRLVEEEGADVVNCARTRTKPAAMPVPNYIANRAFAAMTHAMHGIPTSDVHSGMRAYRCSVIRAFDFDGEGDALPIDTLLFPAKCGYRVVEMPIEYNERVGTSKLRKLAGTVWTMIRLLRALPVGARLGDRYERR